A genomic region of Arachis stenosperma cultivar V10309 chromosome 9, arast.V10309.gnm1.PFL2, whole genome shotgun sequence contains the following coding sequences:
- the LOC130950941 gene encoding probable plastidic glucose transporter 3 isoform X2, which produces MRGRQRVASRDYIIGHGKEENSVRLPNAKPWRRSLRHVVVASLSSFLYGYHIGVVNETLESISEDLDFSGNTMAEGLVVSTCLGGAFVGSLFSGWIADGVGRKRSFQLCALPMIIGAGMSATANSLWGMLLGRLFVGTGMGLGPPVAALYVAEVSPPAVRGTFGALTQIATCLGLMGSFFIGIPAKEIVGWWRICFWVSIIPAGVLAICMEISAESPHWLFKRGRTIEAEAEFEKLLGGVNVKSAMADLSKSDRGDESSSVKLSELLCGCHARVMFIGSVLFALQQLSGINAVFYFSSTVFESFGVPSDLANTSVGVCNLLGSIVAMILMDKLGRKVLLMGSFFGMAVAMGLQVLAASSFAAGSGAMYLSVGGMLLFVLSFALGAGPVPCLVMSEMLPGKIRAKAMAICLAAHWVINFFVGLLFLRLLEQIGAQLLYSIFGSFCLIAVAFVKKYILETKGKSLQEIEIALLAQEAS; this is translated from the exons ATGCGTGGACGGCAGCGAGTTGCATCCAGAGATTACATAATTGGGcatggaaaagaagaaaattcag TGCGTTTACCGAACGCAAAACCTTGGCGACGATCTTTGCGGCATGTTGTAGTGGCTTCTCTATCTTCATTCTTATATGGCTACCATATTGG AGTAGTCAATGAAACCTTAGAGAGCATTTCTGAAGATCTTGACTTTAGTGGGAATACAATGGCTGAAG GTCTTGTAGTAAGTACCTGTTTAGGAGGTGCTTTTGTTGGGTCTCTGTTTAGTGGTTGGATCGCTGATGGGGTTGGGCGTAAAAGAAGTTTCCAGTTGTGTGCATTGCCTATGATAATTGGAGCAGGAATGAG TGCAACAGCAAATAGCCTGTGGGGCATGCTTTTGGGAAGGTTATTTGTTGGTACCGGAATGGGACTTGGCCCACCTGTTGCTGCTCTTTATGTGGCTGAG GTATCACCTCCAGCTGTGCGGGGTACTTTTGGGGCTTTAACTCAGATTGCAACATGTCTTGGACTTATGGGTTCTTTCTTTATAGGAATCCCAGCCAAGGAAATAGTGGGTTG GTGGCGGATTTGTTTCTGGGTATCCATCATTCCTGCTGGAGTGCTTGCCATTTGCATGGAGATCAGTGCAGAGAGTCCACACTGGCTCTTCAAG agaggaagaaCCATTGAAGCTGAGGCTGAATTTGAGAAGCTCTTGGGAGGAGTAAATGTGAAATCTGCAATGGCTGACCTGTCAAAGTCTGATAGAGGTGATGAGTCTAGTTCTGTAAAACTATCAGAATTACTCTGTGGCTGCCATGCTAGAG TGATGTTCATTGGTTCTGTGCTTTTTGCTTTACAGCAGCTATCTGGCATAAATGCTGTGTTCTATTTCTCCTCGACCGTCTTTGAAAGCTTTGGTGTACCATCTGATCTTGCAAATACGAGCGTGGGAGTTTGCAATTTATTGG GATCAATTGTAGCAATGATTCTGATGGATAAACTTGGAAGAAAAGTGCTTCTCATGGGTAGCTTTTTCGGCATG GCAGTAGCAATGGGTCTACAAGTTCTTGCTGCAAGTTCATTTGCAGCAGGATCTGGAGCAATGTATCTATCCGTTGGTGGCATGTTGCT GTTTGTGCTATCATTTGCACTTGGGGCTGGTCCGGTTCCTTGTCTCGTTATGTCTGAAATGCTACCCGGCAAGATCAGAGCAAAGGCGATGGCAATTTGCTTGGCTGCGCACTGG GTGATAAACTTCTTTGTGGGTCTACTATTTTTGCGCTTGCTGGAGCAAATTGGGGCACAACTCTTGTATAGTATTTTTGGTTCATTCTGTCTGATAGCAGTGGCTTTTGTGAAGAAGTATATTCTTGAAACAAAAGGGAAGTCACTACAGGAAATTGAGATAGCACTTCTTGCTCAAGAAGCATCATAA
- the LOC130947997 gene encoding golgin candidate 5-like isoform X2, which yields MAWFSTNNTWRSFPDLAGAVNKLQESVKNIEKNFDSALGLEENSESSNEASGSWTLRRDPKALFNPVMAFMGNNGEENTDEKSEQLESPQQESEPKKSLDKPVSPDDVPVAEKKETTVAEEKEGFQNDSAAVVTTEETIVAEKKEGLQDENAALVTTEETLGEKKEGFQEEGFQEDNAAIVTTEETAVSKKKEGFQNDNAALDTAEETTGVEKETTVAEEKEGLENDKAAVVTTEETTDKKKDTTIDEKAEGFENDSTAVVNTEETDVQEVNEAEKVEEEGGEQMESADENTTHATADETTVLEKNEVLKVEVEDGEQKELADGTTIQNLDHGSEEHQLPEMPVDLSELNIQHAKSLDPDPVVINQENEIAEARTTESLLSMQPMPVNLGEDQVEGSMSDPGESQGLSDVQQKNQMEANEESKEERVQAEESVERVSSIQPEISGDSDKKDKADTSVPHAMAVEEDDAARHSHIEILSSFSPSNESSEVVSESSLHENEATHEAKEVYHKVNDVKTDTREQHLQSVTNISVSDSMLEVERLKRDMKMMEAALQGAARQAQAKADEIAKLMNENEHLKGMIQDLKKKSNDAEMEHLREEYHQKVGTLERKVYALTKERDTLRREQNKRSDAAALLKEKDEIITQVMAEGEELSRKQAIQESTIRKLRAQIRELEEEKKGLATKLQAEENKVESIKRDKMATENLLQETMEKHQAELATQKEYYSNALAAAKEAEALAEARANNEARTELENRLREAEDRESALVQALEELRQTLTRKDQQAIFKEDMLRKDIEDLKKRYQASERRCEELIMQVPESTRPLLRQIEAMQEANSRKADAWAAVERNLSSRLEEAEAKAAAAEERERSVNERLSQTLSRINVLDAQISCLRAEQTQLNRTLEKERQRAAESRQEYLASKEDADTQEGRVRRLELEIRELRQKHKKELQDALVEREYLQQEIEKEKAARLDLERTSRLHSAQLSDQRMTTKQNSAFENVSRSSSLASMGESYFLQASLDSSGSFSERRNSGEGMSPYYMRSMTPSAFESALRQKENELASYMSRLASMESIRDSLSEELVKMTEQCEKLRAEASMLPSVRAELDALRRRHSAALELMGERDEELEELRADIVDLKEMYREQVNLLVSKIQRMSS from the exons ATGGCGTGGTTTAGTACGAACAACACATGGCGTAGCTTCCCAGATTTGGCGGGAGCGGTGAATAAGCTTCAGGAGAGTGTGAAGAATATTGAGAAGAATTTCGATAGTGCTCTCGGGCTTGAGGAGAATTCTGAATCCAGCAATGAAG CTTCAGGGTCATGGACTTTACGCCGAGATCCAAAAGCATTGTTTAATCCTGTTATGGCATTTATGGGGAATAATGGTGAGGAAAACACTGATGAAAAATCAGAACAACTAGAATCCCCTCAACAAGAATCTGAACCTAAGAAATCATTGGATAAACCGGTGTCTCCAGATGATGTACCTGTTGCTGAGAAAAAAGAAACCACTGTTGCTGAGGAAAAAGAAGGATTCCAAAATGATAGTGCAGCAGTTGTTACTACTGAAGAAACTATTGTTGCTGAGAAAAAAGAAGGATTGCAAGACGAGAATGCAGCCCTTGTTACTACTGAAGAAACCCTTGGTGAGAAAAAAGAAGGATTCCAAGAAGAAGGATTCCAAGAAGATAATGCAGCCATTGTTACTACTGAAGAAACCGCTGtttccaagaaaaaagaaggatTCCAAAATGATAACGCAGCCCTTGATACTGCTGAAGAAACCACTGGTGTGGAAAAAGAAACCACCGTCGCTGAGGAAAAGGAAGGATTGGAAAATGATAAAGCAGCCGTTGTTACTACTGAAGAAACcactgataagaaaaaagaCACCACTATtgatgagaaagctgaaggatTTGAAAATGATAGCACAGCCGTTGTCAATACTGAAGAAACCGATGTTCAAGAAGTGAATGAAGCAGagaaggtagaagaagaaggtggTGAACAGATGGAGTCTGCAGATGAAAACACAACCCATGCCACAGCTGACGAAACAACTGTCTTGGAAAAGAATGAAGTGCTtaaagtagaagtagaagatgGTGAGCAGAAAGAATTAGCAGATGGAACAACTATTCAGAATTTGGACCATGGAAGCGAAGAACACCAACTACCTGAGATGCCTGTTGATTTGTCTGAACTCAACATCCAGCATGCTAAGAGTTTGGATCCTGATCCTGTTGTCATTAATCAAGAAAATGAGATTGCCGAAGCGAGAACTACCGAGAGTTTATTGTCAATGCAACCCATGCCTGTTAATCTTGGAGAGGATCAAGTTGAGGGTAGTATGAGTGATCCTGGTGAGTCACAAGGTTTGAGTGATGtgcaacaaaaaaatcaaatggagGCAAATGAGGAAAGTAAAGAAGAGAGGGTGCAAGCAGAAGAAAGTGTGGAGAGAGTTTCTTCCATTCAACCTGAGATATCAGGTGATAGCGACAAAAAAGACAAGGCTGATACTTCTGTTCCACATGCTATGGCTGTTGAGGAAGATGATGCTGCCAGGCATTCACATATTGAAATTTTGTCCAGCTTTAGTCCATCAAATGAATCTTCTGAGGTGGTATCTGAATCAAGTTTGCATGAAAATGAAGCAACTCATGAAGCAAAGGAAGTATATCATAAAGTCAATGATGTCAAAACCGACACTAGAGAGCAGCATTTGCAGTCTGTTACAAATATTTCTGTCTCAGATTCTATGCTTGAAGTGGAGAGGCTGAAGAGGGATATGAAAATGATGGAAGCTGCACTTCAAGGTGCTGCCAGGCAAGCTCAG GCTAAAGCTGACGAAATTGCAAAATTAATGAATGAAAATGAACACTTAAAAGGCATGATTCAGGATTTAAAG AAAAAATCCAATGATGCAGAGATGGAGCATTTGCGAGAGGAATACCATCAGAAGGTTGGAACTCTTGAGAGAAAG GTGTATGCTCTCACGAAGGAAAGGGATACGCTTCGACGGGAGCAGAATAAAAGAAGTGATGCTGCTGCTCTCTTGAAGGAAAAAGATGAAATAATTACTCAAGTTATGGCAGAAG GTGAAGAACTTTCCAGAAAGCAGGCTATTCAAGAATCGACAATTAGGAAATTAAGGGCTCAG attagagaacttgaggaggagaagaaaggTTTGGCTACTAAACTTCAG GCAGAGGAGAATAAAGTAGAAAGTATCAAAAGGGACAAGATGGCTACTGAGAATTTGTTACAAGAAACAATGGAGAAGCATCAAGCAGAGCTTGCAACACAGAAAGAATATTACAGTAATGCTTTGGCAGCTGCTAAGGAGGCTGAAGCATTAGCAGAGGCACGTGCCAACAATGAAGCAAGAACTGAGCTAGAGAATCGTCTAAGGGAGGCTGAGGATCGTGAATCTGCTCTGGTCCAGGCTCTTGAAGAATTAAGGCAAACCTTAACTAGAAAGGATCAACAG GCAATCTTCAAAGAAGATATGCTCCGGAAAGACATTGAGGATCTTAAAAAGCGCTACCAG GCAAGTGAAAGACGGTGCGAGGAACTGATTATGCAAGTTCCAGAATCCACAAGGCCACTTTTGAGGCAAATTGAAGCCATGCAG GAAGCAAACTCCAGAAAGGCAGATGCTTGGGCTGCTGTTGAAAGAAATCTCAGTTCTAGACTTGAG GAAGCAGAAGCTAAAGCTGCCGCCGCCGAGGAACGTGAGCGTTCAGTGAATGAACGCTTATCTCAAACCTTGTCCCGAATCAATGTTCTTGATGCTCAG ATTTCATGTCTTAGAGCCGAACAGACTCAGTTAAATAGGACACTTGAAAAGGAGAGACAAAGAGCGGCAGAAAGTAGGCAGGAGTACCTTGCTTCAAAGGAGGATGCCGACACCCAAGAAGGTCGTGTAAGAAGGCTTGAGCTAGAGATCAGGGAACTCAGGCAGAAACACAAGAAAGAGTTACAGGATGCATTGGTGGAAAGAGAATATCTGCAGCAGGAGATAGAGAAAGAAAAGGCAGCTCGGTTGGATCTGGAGAGGACTTCTCGTCTTCATTCTGCTCAATTATCCGATCAAAGAATGACAACAAAGCAAAATTCTGCCTTTGAGAATG TCTCTAGGTCAAGCTCGCTGGCAAGCATGGGAGAAAGCTACTTTCTGCAAGCATCATTGGACTCATCTGGGAGTTTCTCCGAGAGGAGAAACTCTGGAGAGGGCATGAGTCCTTACTATATGAGGAGCATGACACCCAGTGCTTTTGAGTCAGCACTTCGTCAGAAAGAGAACGAACTTGCTTCATACATGTCACGATTG GCATCAATGGAATCTATTCGTGATTCTCTGTCTGAGGAATTGGTCAAAATGACGGAACAG TGTGAAAAGTTGCGTGCGGAGGCATCCATGTTACCTAGTGTAAGAGCAGAGCTAGATGCACTGAGGAGGAGGCACTCTGCTGCGTTGGAGTTGATGGGCGAACGTGATGAAGAG CTGGAGGAACTTCGCGCGGATATCGTGGACTTGAAGGAAATGTACAGAGAACAAGTCAACTTACTTGTTAGTAAG ATTCAAAGGATGAGTTCATAA
- the LOC130950941 gene encoding probable plastidic glucose transporter 3 isoform X1, whose translation MRGRQRVASRDYIIGHGKEENSASVRLPNAKPWRRSLRHVVVASLSSFLYGYHIGVVNETLESISEDLDFSGNTMAEGLVVSTCLGGAFVGSLFSGWIADGVGRKRSFQLCALPMIIGAGMSATANSLWGMLLGRLFVGTGMGLGPPVAALYVAEVSPPAVRGTFGALTQIATCLGLMGSFFIGIPAKEIVGWWRICFWVSIIPAGVLAICMEISAESPHWLFKRGRTIEAEAEFEKLLGGVNVKSAMADLSKSDRGDESSSVKLSELLCGCHARVMFIGSVLFALQQLSGINAVFYFSSTVFESFGVPSDLANTSVGVCNLLGSIVAMILMDKLGRKVLLMGSFFGMAVAMGLQVLAASSFAAGSGAMYLSVGGMLLFVLSFALGAGPVPCLVMSEMLPGKIRAKAMAICLAAHWVINFFVGLLFLRLLEQIGAQLLYSIFGSFCLIAVAFVKKYILETKGKSLQEIEIALLAQEAS comes from the exons ATGCGTGGACGGCAGCGAGTTGCATCCAGAGATTACATAATTGGGcatggaaaagaagaaaattcag CTTCAGTGCGTTTACCGAACGCAAAACCTTGGCGACGATCTTTGCGGCATGTTGTAGTGGCTTCTCTATCTTCATTCTTATATGGCTACCATATTGG AGTAGTCAATGAAACCTTAGAGAGCATTTCTGAAGATCTTGACTTTAGTGGGAATACAATGGCTGAAG GTCTTGTAGTAAGTACCTGTTTAGGAGGTGCTTTTGTTGGGTCTCTGTTTAGTGGTTGGATCGCTGATGGGGTTGGGCGTAAAAGAAGTTTCCAGTTGTGTGCATTGCCTATGATAATTGGAGCAGGAATGAG TGCAACAGCAAATAGCCTGTGGGGCATGCTTTTGGGAAGGTTATTTGTTGGTACCGGAATGGGACTTGGCCCACCTGTTGCTGCTCTTTATGTGGCTGAG GTATCACCTCCAGCTGTGCGGGGTACTTTTGGGGCTTTAACTCAGATTGCAACATGTCTTGGACTTATGGGTTCTTTCTTTATAGGAATCCCAGCCAAGGAAATAGTGGGTTG GTGGCGGATTTGTTTCTGGGTATCCATCATTCCTGCTGGAGTGCTTGCCATTTGCATGGAGATCAGTGCAGAGAGTCCACACTGGCTCTTCAAG agaggaagaaCCATTGAAGCTGAGGCTGAATTTGAGAAGCTCTTGGGAGGAGTAAATGTGAAATCTGCAATGGCTGACCTGTCAAAGTCTGATAGAGGTGATGAGTCTAGTTCTGTAAAACTATCAGAATTACTCTGTGGCTGCCATGCTAGAG TGATGTTCATTGGTTCTGTGCTTTTTGCTTTACAGCAGCTATCTGGCATAAATGCTGTGTTCTATTTCTCCTCGACCGTCTTTGAAAGCTTTGGTGTACCATCTGATCTTGCAAATACGAGCGTGGGAGTTTGCAATTTATTGG GATCAATTGTAGCAATGATTCTGATGGATAAACTTGGAAGAAAAGTGCTTCTCATGGGTAGCTTTTTCGGCATG GCAGTAGCAATGGGTCTACAAGTTCTTGCTGCAAGTTCATTTGCAGCAGGATCTGGAGCAATGTATCTATCCGTTGGTGGCATGTTGCT GTTTGTGCTATCATTTGCACTTGGGGCTGGTCCGGTTCCTTGTCTCGTTATGTCTGAAATGCTACCCGGCAAGATCAGAGCAAAGGCGATGGCAATTTGCTTGGCTGCGCACTGG GTGATAAACTTCTTTGTGGGTCTACTATTTTTGCGCTTGCTGGAGCAAATTGGGGCACAACTCTTGTATAGTATTTTTGGTTCATTCTGTCTGATAGCAGTGGCTTTTGTGAAGAAGTATATTCTTGAAACAAAAGGGAAGTCACTACAGGAAATTGAGATAGCACTTCTTGCTCAAGAAGCATCATAA
- the LOC130947997 gene encoding golgin candidate 5-like isoform X1, which translates to MAWFSTNNTWRSFPDLAGAVNKLQESVKNIEKNFDSALGLEENSESSNEASGSWTLRRDPKALFNPVMAFMGNNGEENTDEKSEQLESPQQESEPKKSLDKPVSPDDVPVAEKKETTVAEEKEGFQNDSAAVVTTEETIVAEKKEGLQDENAALVTTEETLGEKKEGFQEEGFQEDNAAIVTTEETAVSKKKEGFQNDNAALDTAEETTGVEKETTVAEEKEGLENDKAAVVTTEETTDKKKDTTIDEKAEGFENDSTAVVNTEETDVQEVNEAEKVEEEGGEQMESADENTTHATADETTVLEKNEVLKVEVEDGEQKELADGTTIQNLDHGSEEHQLPEMPVDLSELNIQHAKSLDPDPVVINQENEIAEARTTESLLSMQPMPVNLGEDQVEGSMSDPGESQGLSDVQQKNQMEANEESKEERVQAEESVERVSSIQPEISGDSDKKDKADTSVPHAMAVEEDDAARHSHIEILSSFSPSNESSEVVSESSLHENEATHEAKEVYHKVNDVKTDTREQHLQSVTNISVSDSMLEVERLKRDMKMMEAALQGAARQAQAKADEIAKLMNENEHLKGMIQDLKKKSNDAEMEHLREEYHQKVGTLERKVYALTKERDTLRREQNKRSDAAALLKEKDEIITQVMAEGEELSRKQAIQESTIRKLRAQIRELEEEKKGLATKLQAEENKVESIKRDKMATENLLQETMEKHQAELATQKEYYSNALAAAKEAEALAEARANNEARTELENRLREAEDRESALVQALEELRQTLTRKDQQAIFKEDMLRKDIEDLKKRYQASERRCEELIMQVPESTRPLLRQIEAMQEANSRKADAWAAVERNLSSRLEEAEAKAAAAEERERSVNERLSQTLSRINVLDAQISCLRAEQTQLNRTLEKERQRAAESRQEYLASKEDADTQEGRVRRLELEIRELRQKHKKELQDALVEREYLQQEIEKEKAARLDLERTSRLHSAQLSDQRMTTKQNSAFENGNLSRKVSRSSSLASMGESYFLQASLDSSGSFSERRNSGEGMSPYYMRSMTPSAFESALRQKENELASYMSRLASMESIRDSLSEELVKMTEQCEKLRAEASMLPSVRAELDALRRRHSAALELMGERDEELEELRADIVDLKEMYREQVNLLVSKIQRMSS; encoded by the exons ATGGCGTGGTTTAGTACGAACAACACATGGCGTAGCTTCCCAGATTTGGCGGGAGCGGTGAATAAGCTTCAGGAGAGTGTGAAGAATATTGAGAAGAATTTCGATAGTGCTCTCGGGCTTGAGGAGAATTCTGAATCCAGCAATGAAG CTTCAGGGTCATGGACTTTACGCCGAGATCCAAAAGCATTGTTTAATCCTGTTATGGCATTTATGGGGAATAATGGTGAGGAAAACACTGATGAAAAATCAGAACAACTAGAATCCCCTCAACAAGAATCTGAACCTAAGAAATCATTGGATAAACCGGTGTCTCCAGATGATGTACCTGTTGCTGAGAAAAAAGAAACCACTGTTGCTGAGGAAAAAGAAGGATTCCAAAATGATAGTGCAGCAGTTGTTACTACTGAAGAAACTATTGTTGCTGAGAAAAAAGAAGGATTGCAAGACGAGAATGCAGCCCTTGTTACTACTGAAGAAACCCTTGGTGAGAAAAAAGAAGGATTCCAAGAAGAAGGATTCCAAGAAGATAATGCAGCCATTGTTACTACTGAAGAAACCGCTGtttccaagaaaaaagaaggatTCCAAAATGATAACGCAGCCCTTGATACTGCTGAAGAAACCACTGGTGTGGAAAAAGAAACCACCGTCGCTGAGGAAAAGGAAGGATTGGAAAATGATAAAGCAGCCGTTGTTACTACTGAAGAAACcactgataagaaaaaagaCACCACTATtgatgagaaagctgaaggatTTGAAAATGATAGCACAGCCGTTGTCAATACTGAAGAAACCGATGTTCAAGAAGTGAATGAAGCAGagaaggtagaagaagaaggtggTGAACAGATGGAGTCTGCAGATGAAAACACAACCCATGCCACAGCTGACGAAACAACTGTCTTGGAAAAGAATGAAGTGCTtaaagtagaagtagaagatgGTGAGCAGAAAGAATTAGCAGATGGAACAACTATTCAGAATTTGGACCATGGAAGCGAAGAACACCAACTACCTGAGATGCCTGTTGATTTGTCTGAACTCAACATCCAGCATGCTAAGAGTTTGGATCCTGATCCTGTTGTCATTAATCAAGAAAATGAGATTGCCGAAGCGAGAACTACCGAGAGTTTATTGTCAATGCAACCCATGCCTGTTAATCTTGGAGAGGATCAAGTTGAGGGTAGTATGAGTGATCCTGGTGAGTCACAAGGTTTGAGTGATGtgcaacaaaaaaatcaaatggagGCAAATGAGGAAAGTAAAGAAGAGAGGGTGCAAGCAGAAGAAAGTGTGGAGAGAGTTTCTTCCATTCAACCTGAGATATCAGGTGATAGCGACAAAAAAGACAAGGCTGATACTTCTGTTCCACATGCTATGGCTGTTGAGGAAGATGATGCTGCCAGGCATTCACATATTGAAATTTTGTCCAGCTTTAGTCCATCAAATGAATCTTCTGAGGTGGTATCTGAATCAAGTTTGCATGAAAATGAAGCAACTCATGAAGCAAAGGAAGTATATCATAAAGTCAATGATGTCAAAACCGACACTAGAGAGCAGCATTTGCAGTCTGTTACAAATATTTCTGTCTCAGATTCTATGCTTGAAGTGGAGAGGCTGAAGAGGGATATGAAAATGATGGAAGCTGCACTTCAAGGTGCTGCCAGGCAAGCTCAG GCTAAAGCTGACGAAATTGCAAAATTAATGAATGAAAATGAACACTTAAAAGGCATGATTCAGGATTTAAAG AAAAAATCCAATGATGCAGAGATGGAGCATTTGCGAGAGGAATACCATCAGAAGGTTGGAACTCTTGAGAGAAAG GTGTATGCTCTCACGAAGGAAAGGGATACGCTTCGACGGGAGCAGAATAAAAGAAGTGATGCTGCTGCTCTCTTGAAGGAAAAAGATGAAATAATTACTCAAGTTATGGCAGAAG GTGAAGAACTTTCCAGAAAGCAGGCTATTCAAGAATCGACAATTAGGAAATTAAGGGCTCAG attagagaacttgaggaggagaagaaaggTTTGGCTACTAAACTTCAG GCAGAGGAGAATAAAGTAGAAAGTATCAAAAGGGACAAGATGGCTACTGAGAATTTGTTACAAGAAACAATGGAGAAGCATCAAGCAGAGCTTGCAACACAGAAAGAATATTACAGTAATGCTTTGGCAGCTGCTAAGGAGGCTGAAGCATTAGCAGAGGCACGTGCCAACAATGAAGCAAGAACTGAGCTAGAGAATCGTCTAAGGGAGGCTGAGGATCGTGAATCTGCTCTGGTCCAGGCTCTTGAAGAATTAAGGCAAACCTTAACTAGAAAGGATCAACAG GCAATCTTCAAAGAAGATATGCTCCGGAAAGACATTGAGGATCTTAAAAAGCGCTACCAG GCAAGTGAAAGACGGTGCGAGGAACTGATTATGCAAGTTCCAGAATCCACAAGGCCACTTTTGAGGCAAATTGAAGCCATGCAG GAAGCAAACTCCAGAAAGGCAGATGCTTGGGCTGCTGTTGAAAGAAATCTCAGTTCTAGACTTGAG GAAGCAGAAGCTAAAGCTGCCGCCGCCGAGGAACGTGAGCGTTCAGTGAATGAACGCTTATCTCAAACCTTGTCCCGAATCAATGTTCTTGATGCTCAG ATTTCATGTCTTAGAGCCGAACAGACTCAGTTAAATAGGACACTTGAAAAGGAGAGACAAAGAGCGGCAGAAAGTAGGCAGGAGTACCTTGCTTCAAAGGAGGATGCCGACACCCAAGAAGGTCGTGTAAGAAGGCTTGAGCTAGAGATCAGGGAACTCAGGCAGAAACACAAGAAAGAGTTACAGGATGCATTGGTGGAAAGAGAATATCTGCAGCAGGAGATAGAGAAAGAAAAGGCAGCTCGGTTGGATCTGGAGAGGACTTCTCGTCTTCATTCTGCTCAATTATCCGATCAAAGAATGACAACAAAGCAAAATTCTGCCTTTGAGAATG GCAACCTGTCTCGGAAAGTCTCTAGGTCAAGCTCGCTGGCAAGCATGGGAGAAAGCTACTTTCTGCAAGCATCATTGGACTCATCTGGGAGTTTCTCCGAGAGGAGAAACTCTGGAGAGGGCATGAGTCCTTACTATATGAGGAGCATGACACCCAGTGCTTTTGAGTCAGCACTTCGTCAGAAAGAGAACGAACTTGCTTCATACATGTCACGATTG GCATCAATGGAATCTATTCGTGATTCTCTGTCTGAGGAATTGGTCAAAATGACGGAACAG TGTGAAAAGTTGCGTGCGGAGGCATCCATGTTACCTAGTGTAAGAGCAGAGCTAGATGCACTGAGGAGGAGGCACTCTGCTGCGTTGGAGTTGATGGGCGAACGTGATGAAGAG CTGGAGGAACTTCGCGCGGATATCGTGGACTTGAAGGAAATGTACAGAGAACAAGTCAACTTACTTGTTAGTAAG ATTCAAAGGATGAGTTCATAA